CTTGCTTAGCCTCGGGCGCCATGACCGAAGTCGAGCCGTCCCGCCCCGTGCCGCCCAGCGCCAGCCCACGCACCCCCGAAGGCGCCGGCCCGGCGGCTGGCGAGACCCCGGTCGCCTCGGCCTTCGACATCGGCTTGCGCCCGCTGGGGCTGCTCGATCCGCTGCGCTGGCTGGTTGCGGGCTGGCGCGACTTCATGCGCTGCCCGGCCATCGGCCTGTTCTACGGCGCCTGCTTCGCGCTGATGGGCTGGGCGCTGATCACCGTCTACCAGCAGGCGCCGGCCTATGTGCTGGCCTTGTCGGCCGGCTTTCTGCTGGTGGGGCCGCTGCTGTGCCTGGGCCTGTACCACGCCAGCCGCCAGCTCGAGGCCGGCCTGCGGCCCGACCTGGGCGAGTCGCTGCTGGCCTGGGACCGCAAGCTGGCCACGCTGGCCATCTTCGGCTTCGTGCTGCTGGTGCTCGAGATGCTGTGGGGCCGCGCCTCGCTGATCGTGTTTGCGGTCAGCTTCGACGGCATGCCCGATTTCAAGGGCTCGCTGATGGCCCTGCTCGACCCCGAGAACCTGCAGTTCATCGTGGCCTACCTGCTGGTAGGTGCGGTGTTTGCCGGCCTGATCTTCGCGATCAGCGTGATCTCCATCCCGATGATCCTCGACCAGCAGACCGATGCCATCACCGCCGGCCTGACCAGCCTGCGCCTGGTGCTCACCCAGCCGCTGGTGATGCTGCTGTGGGGCGCCCTGATCACCGGGCTGATCGTGCTGGCCATGCTGCCCTGGTTTGCCGGCCTGCTGCTGGCCGGCCCGGTGCTGGGCCATGCCTCCTGGCATGCCTACCGCAGCGCGGTGGTGGCGCCGCGCGACGAGGCCTGACAAGGTGTGAATGAACCTGCTGCGCGGGCCCATGGCGGCCCAAGCGGCCCAAGCGCCCCACCGGCCCCCATGGCCGCAACGGCCCGCCGCGATGTGCGGTGCAACCCTGCCCGGCAGGTGGCGCCGGCCAGCGGTTAGAGTGGCCCCCTCCCCGCGCTGATGCCGCCGCCCGCCACGGGCCGGCCAATCCTTCGATGCCTTGTTCGTCTCGCCGCCTGCTGCTGAGCCTGGGCCCGGCCGCCTTGCTGGCCTTGCTGAGCCTGTCCGCTCCGGCCCGGGCCGATCTGCCGGCCACCACCGCGGTCATCAAGCGCTCGGTGGTGGCGGTGGGCGCCTACGACCCGCTGGCCAACCCGCGCTTCAGCTTTCGCGGCACCGGCTTCGTGGTCGATGACGGCCAGCTGCTGATCACCAACGCCCATGTGCTGCCCGAGCTGACCGGTGACCAGAAGCTGGCCATCCAGGTGGGCCGTGTGCGGCTTGAATCGGGTGGCCAGTTCGATGTGCGCACCCTCACGCTGCTGGCCATCGACCGCGAGCACGATCTGGCGCTGCTGCGTTTCTCGGGCGCGCCACTGCCCGCCGTGGTGCTGGCCGAGACCGAAGCCGTGCGCGAAGGCCAGGCCATCGGGCTGATGGGGTTTCCGATCGGCGGCGTGCTGGGTTTCTCGCCGGTCACGCACCGCGGCATCGTGGCCTCGATCACGCCCATCGTGCTGCCACCGGCCAATGCGCGCCAGCTCGACGCTGCGGCCGTGGCCCGCGTGCGCCGCGGCGCGTTCGACATCCTGCAGCTCGATGCCACCGCCTATCCCGGCAACAGCGGCGGCCCGGTGTTCGACGCCGACACCGGCCAGGTGCACGGCGTGGTCAACATGGTGTTCGTCAAGGGCAGCCGCGAATCGGCGCTGACCAACCCCACCGGCATCACCTACGCCATTCCGGTGCGCTGGGTGCACGCGCTGCTGGCCGCCAAGCGCTGAGCGGCGCGGCGGCGCCGGCCCCGCCGTGCGCTGCCGGCGGTGTTTTCCCTGTACAGGGCGCCGCTGCGAATGTCGGATGCTTCGGGCGCCACGCGCCGCCCCATCCTGCATGCCTGCCGCCCGCCCATCCTGCCCCACCCAGGCGCCCTGCCGCCGCTCGTTCACGCCCCGCCGCGTTGCCGCGCTGCCCGGCCACCCTGCCCCGTCGCCGCGCCCGGCGCGCCGGCGATGAGCGGCGCCGGCACCGCCCGCTTCGAGGCCAAGCGCGAGGCCATCCTGGATGGCGCGGCGCGGCTGTTCAACCAGCAGGGCATCCGGGGCGGCACGCTGGCCGATGTGGCGCGCAGCGTGGGCCTGGCCACCAACAGCATCACCTACTACTACCGCCGCAAGGAAGACCTGGCCTGCGCCTGCCTGCAGCGCGCCATCGACGCGCTGAGCACCGATGCCGCCACCGCGATGGCGCTGGACGACACGCTGGCCGGCCGCGTGCGCGGCTTTCTCGGCCGCCACCTGGCGCGCCTGGCCGACATTGCCGAGGGCCGCCACCCCGAGCTGGTGGTGTTTGCCGACTTGCGCACGCTGGCGCCGCCGCACGGCACCGAGGTGGCCTGCGCCTACACGCTGATGTTCAAGCAGCTGCGCCAGCTGCTCGACACCGCCGACGCGCCGGCGCTGCCGCGCGCGGCGCTGAATGCGCGCACCCATTTGCTGCTGTCCACCGTCTCGTGGGCGCGGGTCTGGCTGCTGCGCTTCGAGCCGATCGACTATGCCCTGGTGGCCGAGCGCATGGCCACGCTGCTGCTCGACGGCCTGGCCAGCCCCGGCGCGCTGGCGCGGCCCGGCCAGGCCGTGGCCGGTGCCGGTGCCGCGCCGCCCGATGCCGCCTGGCCCGATCCCGCCCTGCCTGAGGCCATCTTGCCGATCGCGCCCGAGGCCACCGGCAGCACCGACGACACCGCCGTGGCCTACCTGCGCGCGGCCACGCGCCTGGTCAACGAGCACGGCTACCACGGCGCCTCGGTCGAGCGCATTGCCGCCGAGCTGCAGCTCACCAAGGGCAGCTTCTACCACCACCATGAAACCAAGGAGGAGCTGATCGCCGCGTGTTTTGCGCGCAGCTTCGCGGTGATGCGGGCCGCACAAAGCGCCGCCATGGCCGCCGGCCCCGCGCAGGCCGACAGCGGCCTGGCCCGGCTGGCGCTGGCCTGCCGCAGCCTGCTGGCCTTTCAGACCGGGCCGCAGGGCCCGCTGCTGCGCATCACCGCCTGGACCGCGCTGCCCGAGGCCATCCGCCGCGACACCCAGCGCACCATGCGCCGCCTGGGCGAGCGCTTTGCCAGCTTCGTCATCGACGGCCTGGCCGACGGCTCGGTGCGGGTGGTGGATCCCTCGGTGGCGGCGCAGGTGGTCAGCGGCATGATCAATGCCACCGCCGAGATGGAGCGCTGGGTGCCCGGCCTGCATGCCGGCAACGCCTTTGCGCTGTTTGCGATGCCCTTGTTCACCGGCCTGCGCTGCGCGCCGGCCGACTGGCCCGGCAGCGATGCAGCGCCCGCTGTCGCCGAGGTGGCGGCCCCGCGGGGCGATGCCGCGCTAGCGTGCAGCATGCCCCGTGCTGGCCCCGCCATGCCGGCCCCCACCCCGCGCAAGCGCGCGCGCAGCCCCGCACCATGAGCTCACCCACCGCCGTTGTTGCCTCCCCCACGCCCGCCGCGCCCGGCCCGCTCAGCTTTGACGAAGCCAGCGCCGCCGCACTGGCCGACTTTCGCACCCTGCCCGAGCTGATTGCCGAACACGCCCGCGCCCGGCCCGACAGCGCCGCCCTGGTCACGGGCGACGACACGCTCAGCTATGCCCAGCTCGACGCCCTGATCGACCGCGTGGCCGCCACGCTGCAGCGCGACGGCGCCCGGCGCGGCGACACCATCGCCATCTGCGCCTTTGCCAGCAATGCCTATGTGGCGGTGTTCATGGGCGCGCTGCGCGCCGGCCTGGCGGTGGCCCCGCTGGCCCCCAGCAGCACGCCAGCGCAGATTGCCGGCATGGCCCAGGACGCCGGCGCAGGCCAGCTGTTTCTGGATGCGCCGAATGCCGCGCTGGTGAGCGCGGACCTGACCGGCGCCACGCTGCGCCGCATCCGGCTGGACGACAGCGCCGATGCCACCGGTGCCGCCGGTGGCCCCGCCGCCCCCGCCGATCTGCGCCTGGCCGACTGGCTGGCCCCGGCCGGTGCGCGGCCGCAGCCGGTGGCGCTGGCCCCGGCCCTGCCCTTCAACATCATCTACAGCAGCGGCACCACCGGCACGCCCAAGGGCATCGTGC
This portion of the Aquabacterium sp. OR-4 genome encodes:
- a CDS encoding DUF2189 domain-containing protein, which encodes MTEVEPSRPVPPSASPRTPEGAGPAAGETPVASAFDIGLRPLGLLDPLRWLVAGWRDFMRCPAIGLFYGACFALMGWALITVYQQAPAYVLALSAGFLLVGPLLCLGLYHASRQLEAGLRPDLGESLLAWDRKLATLAIFGFVLLVLEMLWGRASLIVFAVSFDGMPDFKGSLMALLDPENLQFIVAYLLVGAVFAGLIFAISVISIPMILDQQTDAITAGLTSLRLVLTQPLVMLLWGALITGLIVLAMLPWFAGLLLAGPVLGHASWHAYRSAVVAPRDEA
- a CDS encoding S1 family peptidase, encoding MPCSSRRLLLSLGPAALLALLSLSAPARADLPATTAVIKRSVVAVGAYDPLANPRFSFRGTGFVVDDGQLLITNAHVLPELTGDQKLAIQVGRVRLESGGQFDVRTLTLLAIDREHDLALLRFSGAPLPAVVLAETEAVREGQAIGLMGFPIGGVLGFSPVTHRGIVASITPIVLPPANARQLDAAAVARVRRGAFDILQLDATAYPGNSGGPVFDADTGQVHGVVNMVFVKGSRESALTNPTGITYAIPVRWVHALLAAKR
- a CDS encoding TetR/AcrR family transcriptional regulator, which codes for MSGAGTARFEAKREAILDGAARLFNQQGIRGGTLADVARSVGLATNSITYYYRRKEDLACACLQRAIDALSTDAATAMALDDTLAGRVRGFLGRHLARLADIAEGRHPELVVFADLRTLAPPHGTEVACAYTLMFKQLRQLLDTADAPALPRAALNARTHLLLSTVSWARVWLLRFEPIDYALVAERMATLLLDGLASPGALARPGQAVAGAGAAPPDAAWPDPALPEAILPIAPEATGSTDDTAVAYLRAATRLVNEHGYHGASVERIAAELQLTKGSFYHHHETKEELIAACFARSFAVMRAAQSAAMAAGPAQADSGLARLALACRSLLAFQTGPQGPLLRITAWTALPEAIRRDTQRTMRRLGERFASFVIDGLADGSVRVVDPSVAAQVVSGMINATAEMERWVPGLHAGNAFALFAMPLFTGLRCAPADWPGSDAAPAVAEVAAPRGDAALACSMPRAGPAMPAPTPRKRARSPAP